The Pocillopora verrucosa isolate sample1 chromosome 2, ASM3666991v2, whole genome shotgun sequence genome has a segment encoding these proteins:
- the LOC131780991 gene encoding LOW QUALITY PROTEIN: peroxidasin homolog pxn-2 (The sequence of the model RefSeq protein was modified relative to this genomic sequence to represent the inferred CDS: inserted 1 base in 1 codon): MVGHFLCALLLILVLGFEQGSSSVLNDPDRLEEDTYTTADVADDLAQLNDLEVEQVQDSVSADVCKEIKDEFKAVQKKSMAEAKXEKPDSMIFWRQVAVRRSLRRSFQILQHGKRSKVDNSIAVRALRNEACAKHAIQDICETTKVLDLLNIPLNTRKRRRRRICKRKVLKCLEHEPLGNIKCPHKSEEKARFRTIDGTCNNVNQPLFGAAGTPFIRVQPADYADEVSAPRVAENEDQLPNARNVSRFVHGSNANLQNPNSPRLTHLAMNWGQFLDHDLTLAGEQHVTCETFPSNESECFNVEVPADDDVFQSRGVTFFELIRDAPFEFKLECSPGPREHTNTITAFIDASNVYGSDEEEAEHLRAPDGTMRIMTPRHGCPLGDLLPAQTDPEIPCVSKDPNRPCFVAGDERANENQGLMSVHTLFVREHNRIATFFGENTEWEAEQIYQETRRIVGAELQLITYNEDLPLLLSPKTIRDNNLALLKGTRYFNGYNPGVNAQMSQAFSAAAYRFGHSLVQEEFLRLSQNGFEHKCSDDSKSEFYPIPVKDFGNPTYLYEKCNGGVDSIFRGLVKSPAAKVDGLFSKSIQENLFRGPGDLSDLVSLNIQRGRERGVPSYTTYRNTFCKITPIVNSFEDLEKAGINRKDIDNLKSQYQSVHDVDLFVGGMLEPADSEGGALGKTFQCILADQFKRLREGDRFWHENAPNRIKNTDKTAFTRCQLQEIRKVTLAKIICDNAENIPSIPRRVLQQSKTFVDCKKLPEMNLDVFTPDFRCPRQGRVLGDGPDLEDEDKEGSTRLSNPSTNMG; encoded by the exons ATGGTAGGACATTTTCTCTGTGCCTTGCTGCTTATCTTGGTTCTGGGATTTGAACAGGGATCCTCTTCTGTTTTGAACGACCCAGACCGGTTAGAGGAAGACACCTACACTACAGCAGACGTGGCGGATGACCTTGCCCAGCTGAATGACCTGGAAGTGGAACAGGTGCAAGACAGCGTGTCGGCCGACGTCTGCAAAGAGATCAAAGATGAATTCAAAGCCGTGCAGAAAAAATCCATGGCtgaagcca aagaaaaacctgatAGCATGATATTTTGGAGACAGGTAGCAGTTAGACGAAGTCTGAGAAGAAGCTTTCAGATACTACAACATGGTAAAAGATCAAAGGTGGACAACTCGATAGCGGTGAGGGCATTACGCAACGAAGCTTGTGCCAAGCATGCCATACAAGACATTTGTGAGACGACGAAGGTTTTGGACCTTTTAAACATACCTTTGAATACAAGAAA GAGGAGGAGAAGAAGGATATGCAAGAGGAAGGTTCTTAAATGTTTAGAACACGAACCCCTGGGGAACATAAAATGTCCACATAAGTCTGAGGAGAAAGCCCGTTTTAGAACAATTGATGGAACTTGCAATAACGTGAATCAACCCCTTTTTGGAGCAGCTGGTACTCCATTCATACGAGTACAACCAGCTGATTATGCAGATGAGGTCTCGGCACCTCGCGTGGCAGAAAATGAAGACCAGTTACCCAACGCGAGAAACGTGAGTCGTTTCGTTCATGGCAGCAATGCAAACCTCCAAAACCCTAATTCTCCAAGGCTGACTCACTTAGCAATGAATTGGGGTCAGTTCCTGGACCATGACTTAACGCTGGCAGGAGAACAACATGTTACCTGTGAAACCTTTCCCTCTAATGAGTCAGAGTGTTTCAACGTTGAAGTTCCGGCCGATGATGACGTCTTCCAGAGCAGGGGTGTTACATTCTTCGAGCTGATTCGAGATGCTCCCTTTGAATTTAAGCTAGAGTGTTCACCAGGACCAAGAGAGCACACCAACACGATAACAGCTTTCATCGACGCCTCCAACGTTTACGGCTCCGACGAGGAGGAGGCTGAACACCTTCGAGCACCCGACGGGACAATGAGAATTATGACACCTCGTCACGGCTGCCCCTTAGGGGATCTTTTACCTGCACAAACAGATCCTGAGATACCATGCGTATCAAAAGATCCTAACAGACCTTGTTTCGTAGCCGGAGACGAGCGCGCGAATGAGAATCAAG GTCTCATGTCAGTGCATACTCTCTTCGTTCGGGAACATAACCGAATAGCAACATTTTTCGGTGAAAACACAGAATGGGAAGCGGAGCAGATTTACCAGGAGACCAGGAGAATCGTTGGAGCGGAATTACAACTTATTACATACAACGAAGATCTACCACTACTTCTTAGCCCCAAAACG aTCAGAGACAACAATCTCGCTCTGCTGAAAGGAACACGGTATTTCAATGGTTACAACCCTGGTGTCAATGCCCAAATGTCTCAAGCCTTCTCTGCGGCGGCTTACCGATTTGGCCATAGTTTGGTTCAAGAGGAGTTTCTACGTCTAAGTCAGAATGGCTTTGAACACAAATGTAGCGATGATTCTAAGTCAGAGTTCTATCCTATCCCAGTAAAGGACTTCGGTAATCCAACCTACCTATACGAAAAGTGTAACGGGGGTGTCGATTCCATTTTTAGAGGCTTGGTTAAAAGTCCAGCGGCCAAAGTTGATGG GCTCTTTTCCAAGTCTATACAAGAAAACTTGTTTCGAGGCCCTGGTGACTTGTCCGACCTCGTATCCCTGAACATTCAAAGAGGACGTGAACGTGGTGTGCCTTCATACACAACATATCGAAACACGTTTTGTAAAATTACGCCTATAGTAAACAGCTTCGAAGATCTGGAAAAGGCTGGCATCAACCGAAAAGATATAGATAATTTGAAGTCCCAGTACCAGTCAGTCCACGACGTCGATCTTTTTGTTGGAG GAATGTTGGAGCCGGCAGATTCAGAGGGAGGAGCACTAGGGAAAACCTTTCAATGTATATTAGCTGACCAGTTCAAACGCCTACGAGAGGGTGACCGCTTCTGGCATGAAAATGCGCCAAACCGAATAAAGAACACTGATAAAACAGCTTTTACGCGATGCCAACTGCAAGAAATAAGAAAGGTTACATTGGCCAAGATAATCTGCGACAATGCTGAGAACATACCTTCTATCCCCAGGAGGGTATTGCAACAGTCAAAGACATTCGTCGATTGTAAAAAGCTACCCGAAATGAACCTGGATGTATTTACACCAGATTTCAGATGTCCGCGCCAGGGAAG AGTTTTGGGTGACGGCCCAGACCTTGAGGATGAAGATAAAGAAGGATCGACTCGACTGAGTAATCCGTCCACGAATATGGGATAA